One window of the Leptospira ryugenii genome contains the following:
- a CDS encoding SpoIIE family protein phosphatase has translation MSPSSLPPLVQRSEEGGFFVTSSPEILDLYHFILSQARRLIQAKAACFYLKNERGNLSRIGQIKDTESISKIAKHVFRTRKSVLLKKGTHLSGDSKPLEDSVVASYIGDEVGEHSLGVIILEGIHHFENFAEQDLELINFFTSNLSALLKDTYYAEGVNQFLSSLATSILLLVDNSNIHNKNSRLEYLLEEIIRVAVLINTSLDLDRLLEMVMNSAKSVFRTEASSLLLLDDKKEFLVFNTVTGDKREEVAKIKVPMGQGIAGSVAITKQPMIINDAQNDPRVFRDVDKASNFITRNILAAPLIVGEEVIGVIEAINTIDRNNFSQSDIDFFLSFSSACAVAIQKTSLINNLNIANIELKQKLSTLESLFELGQAVLEAHDELGLMTRALAILTKELGAEDAGMVILQEGKRTLLQVYSRQKDVVFESFYDPQESSLILKSLETKDPRIGHVAHQEKDSFLGLESFVLRDSFVVLPVSPSGSSLKAALYVCGKKEPNGFLDSDLRMFKTISSPLAKAYENLRLNQEIITKKSIEKEIEITRNIQNNILPNHLITSFSFDLGVKSVPAKEVSGDFYDFHQYGTHNFSFLVADVSGKSLPAAIFMAMSSSIIRTLSRTTELSPSELLKKANQLIYEDSQSGMFVTLFFANFDSLSRTIRFASAGHNDQIWIRADGTYELLKGKGAPLGVVPIGSYIGGEIEIQANDMLVFYTDGAIEEKNKLEEEFGLDRLIQEIIRRKDKPSQVIVEEIYRIIRNFSDESEQYDDFTVMILKFPDLLLEEYKETFQATSAEIPRVRDFVAEKIRDRVKREFAFDDILVSLDEAATNIVMHGYEGLSVENPTFECKIQIQGELAIFTLIDEAKPFQRSVVPSPSLEANLKGERRGGFGVYLMEKLMDHVSYHNDGLKNYTRLEKRIL, from the coding sequence GTGAGCCCTTCTTCTTTACCTCCTCTAGTCCAAAGATCTGAAGAAGGGGGTTTTTTTGTTACCTCATCTCCTGAGATTTTAGATCTCTATCATTTCATCCTAAGCCAAGCAAGACGCCTTATACAGGCGAAAGCTGCCTGTTTCTATCTGAAAAACGAAAGGGGCAATCTGAGCCGCATTGGCCAGATCAAAGATACCGAATCTATATCCAAGATTGCGAAACACGTATTTAGAACACGAAAGAGTGTTCTCTTAAAAAAAGGGACACACCTATCAGGGGATTCAAAGCCCTTGGAGGATTCTGTCGTTGCCAGCTACATTGGTGATGAGGTAGGGGAACATTCCTTAGGTGTCATCATTCTTGAAGGCATACACCATTTCGAAAATTTTGCCGAACAAGACTTGGAGCTCATCAACTTCTTTACATCCAACCTGTCGGCTTTGTTGAAGGATACCTACTATGCAGAAGGAGTGAACCAATTCCTAAGCTCTCTTGCAACTTCTATCCTATTGCTCGTTGATAATTCTAATATCCATAACAAAAATAGCCGTCTTGAATATTTACTCGAAGAGATCATCCGCGTAGCAGTTCTCATCAATACAAGTTTGGATTTGGATCGATTGTTAGAAATGGTGATGAACTCAGCAAAATCGGTATTTAGAACAGAAGCCAGTTCATTACTTTTGTTAGATGATAAAAAAGAATTTTTGGTATTTAATACTGTAACAGGAGATAAGAGGGAAGAGGTCGCAAAGATAAAAGTTCCTATGGGCCAAGGGATTGCTGGGAGTGTTGCAATTACCAAGCAGCCTATGATCATCAACGATGCTCAAAATGACCCAAGGGTCTTCCGAGATGTAGACAAAGCCTCCAATTTTATCACTAGAAATATCTTGGCCGCACCCTTAATTGTCGGAGAAGAAGTCATAGGTGTCATTGAAGCCATCAATACCATTGATCGAAATAATTTTAGCCAGAGTGATATTGATTTCTTTCTCTCCTTTTCTTCTGCCTGTGCAGTTGCCATTCAGAAAACTAGCCTAATCAATAACCTAAACATTGCAAACATTGAACTCAAACAGAAGTTGAGCACCTTAGAATCACTCTTTGAATTAGGCCAAGCAGTTCTGGAAGCGCATGATGAATTGGGGCTTATGACAAGGGCCTTGGCAATCCTCACAAAAGAATTGGGTGCAGAGGATGCAGGTATGGTCATTCTTCAAGAAGGCAAACGCACTCTTCTACAAGTCTATTCACGACAAAAGGACGTAGTCTTCGAATCCTTCTACGACCCCCAAGAAAGCTCACTGATATTGAAATCTCTAGAAACAAAAGACCCTAGGATAGGACATGTAGCCCACCAAGAAAAGGATTCTTTTTTGGGATTGGAGTCCTTTGTTTTAAGAGACTCATTTGTAGTTCTTCCCGTTTCACCCAGTGGCAGTAGCCTAAAGGCCGCTCTCTACGTCTGTGGGAAAAAAGAGCCGAATGGGTTTTTGGACTCTGACCTAAGAATGTTCAAAACCATTTCCAGTCCACTTGCCAAAGCTTATGAAAACTTGCGCTTGAACCAAGAGATCATTACAAAGAAGTCGATCGAAAAAGAAATTGAGATTACACGAAATATCCAAAATAATATCTTACCGAACCATTTGATCACATCGTTTAGCTTCGATTTGGGGGTAAAGTCAGTTCCTGCCAAAGAAGTCTCAGGAGATTTCTATGACTTCCACCAATACGGAACACATAACTTTTCTTTTTTGGTTGCCGATGTTTCCGGAAAAAGTTTGCCCGCGGCCATCTTTATGGCTATGTCATCTTCCATCATCCGAACTCTATCTCGTACCACAGAACTTTCTCCTTCTGAGCTATTAAAAAAAGCAAATCAGTTGATCTATGAGGATTCTCAATCTGGTATGTTTGTGACCCTCTTCTTTGCAAATTTTGATTCTCTCTCTCGTACCATTCGTTTTGCATCGGCAGGACACAATGACCAGATATGGATCCGCGCTGATGGCACCTATGAACTTCTAAAAGGTAAGGGTGCTCCTCTTGGTGTTGTTCCCATCGGAAGTTATATAGGTGGAGAGATCGAAATCCAAGCCAATGATATGTTAGTTTTTTATACGGATGGTGCGATCGAAGAGAAAAACAAACTTGAAGAAGAGTTTGGTTTGGATCGATTGATCCAAGAAATCATTAGAAGAAAAGATAAGCCGAGTCAGGTGATTGTTGAGGAGATCTACCGCATCATCCGGAACTTTTCGGATGAGTCCGAACAATATGATGACTTCACGGTTATGATTCTCAAGTTTCCAGATCTTTTACTGGAGGAATACAAAGAGACCTTCCAGGCGACTTCGGCGGAGATTCCTAGAGTACGAGATTTTGTAGCGGAGAAAATCCGAGACCGAGTGAAACGAGAGTTTGCCTTTGATGACATCCTAGTCTCTTTAGATGAGGCCGCCACCAATATTGTAATGCACGGATATGAAGGCCTCTCCGTAGAGAATCCTACCTTCGAATGTAAGATCCAGATCCAAGGGGAACTTGCTATCTTTACCTTGATCGATGAAGCCAAACCTTTCCAGAGATCGGTCGTGCCGAGTCCTTCCTTGGAAGCCAATCTGAAAGGGGAACGAAGGGGTGGCTTCGGAGTGTATTTGATGGAAAAATTAATGGACCATGTCTCTTACCACAATGACGGACTGAAAAATTATACACGTTTGGAGAAACGTATCCTATGA
- a CDS encoding STAS domain-containing protein, whose amino-acid sequence MNDTNISMTHETVSNRLVIRIQGNLDVHNSHKIEPELMTLVKSATSAIVYDLEEVPFISSAGLRVLVTSLRMSQEHGHEISICSLKPAVAKVFDIIGMQQLFKIHSDLKSALQ is encoded by the coding sequence ATGAACGATACAAACATTTCTATGACGCACGAAACGGTTTCGAACCGCCTTGTCATCCGAATCCAGGGCAATTTAGATGTGCACAATTCACACAAAATTGAACCGGAGCTCATGACCTTAGTGAAATCCGCAACTTCAGCGATTGTCTATGATTTAGAAGAAGTGCCCTTTATTTCCTCGGCAGGGCTTAGGGTACTTGTCACCTCACTTCGCATGAGCCAAGAACATGGGCATGAAATTTCGATCTGTTCTTTGAAACCAGCTGTCGCTAAGGTCTTCGATATCATAGGCATGCAGCAACTTTTTAAGATCCATTCTGATTTGAAGTCAGCTCTTCAATAA
- a CDS encoding acyl-CoA carboxylase subunit beta: MEKTQYSLENPFQTKADPGATSGSGIYDDALKLGKELIEKPFLGGGEDRIRVQHSKNRMTVWERIKVLTDKEPNITYQNWGPNLDGASIITGILNIDGRDVAVYGHDFTLRAGSMDATNGSKLARLIMMAGEHGIPLIGMNDSAGAYVPAGVGGLDGYSEAFTALRKISGVVPSIMLMFGFNAGGGAYLPRQGSFMIQCENTFFGLTGPGVVKSVLGEDISADDLGGPKVHGQSGVVDLVTNDELGSLRTAIRLLSYLPDNNKSNAPFYPTSDALDRFIYEEDILFRKTFNSPTGMNTPFDITLYLQQICDHGEFFELQPQRARNIVTAFGRIGGHVVGFLANNSAVSSGQIDIGASRKGTRFVRFCNLYNIPMVFIEDTTGFLPGRDQEHNGIVLEGRKLLDSIIDLRTPRLTLIIRNAFGGAYATFNSYFTGASAVFALPTARIAVMGPAGKEYVYKDEISAIQKEYLANVKSGMSEKEAITLRDTKLAQVSQKYEKELMNPKEALSLGSVSSIILPGFTRKVLAKNLNFLMSKYTPAPMSGPQREFE, from the coding sequence ATGGAAAAAACGCAATATTCGCTTGAGAATCCCTTTCAAACCAAAGCCGATCCAGGCGCTACTTCTGGCAGCGGCATTTATGATGATGCCTTAAAATTGGGCAAAGAATTAATCGAAAAACCATTCTTAGGTGGTGGTGAAGATAGGATTAGGGTCCAACACTCCAAGAACCGAATGACTGTTTGGGAGCGGATCAAAGTCCTCACCGACAAAGAACCTAATATCACCTACCAAAACTGGGGACCGAATTTAGATGGTGCCTCTATCATCACTGGAATATTGAATATTGATGGGCGCGATGTTGCAGTCTACGGACATGACTTCACTTTACGTGCAGGTTCGATGGATGCCACGAACGGTAGCAAATTAGCAAGGCTCATTATGATGGCAGGGGAGCATGGCATTCCTCTCATTGGAATGAATGATTCTGCGGGTGCCTATGTCCCCGCTGGGGTCGGTGGCTTAGATGGATATTCTGAAGCCTTTACTGCTCTTAGAAAGATCAGTGGAGTGGTTCCATCCATCATGTTAATGTTTGGATTCAATGCGGGTGGAGGAGCTTACCTACCTAGACAAGGCTCGTTCATGATCCAATGTGAAAATACCTTCTTTGGTTTGACAGGCCCAGGAGTTGTCAAATCTGTATTAGGTGAGGATATTTCTGCGGATGATCTCGGTGGGCCAAAGGTACATGGCCAATCAGGGGTAGTTGACCTAGTCACAAATGACGAATTAGGCTCCTTACGTACGGCCATTCGTTTGTTGTCCTATTTGCCAGATAATAACAAATCAAATGCACCCTTTTATCCTACCTCAGATGCTCTTGATCGTTTTATCTATGAGGAAGATATCCTTTTCCGAAAAACATTCAATAGCCCTACCGGGATGAATACTCCTTTTGACATCACTTTGTATCTTCAACAGATTTGTGATCACGGAGAGTTCTTTGAATTGCAACCGCAAAGGGCAAGAAACATTGTCACCGCATTTGGCCGCATCGGTGGACATGTTGTCGGATTCCTTGCAAACAATAGCGCCGTTTCCTCGGGACAGATTGACATTGGTGCTTCAAGAAAAGGAACACGTTTTGTGCGCTTTTGTAATTTGTACAATATCCCAATGGTATTCATCGAAGACACAACTGGCTTTTTGCCAGGTCGTGACCAGGAACACAATGGTATCGTTTTGGAAGGACGAAAGCTTTTGGATTCTATCATTGACCTTCGTACACCTCGTTTAACTTTAATCATCCGAAATGCCTTCGGTGGTGCGTATGCTACATTTAACTCTTATTTTACAGGAGCCTCTGCTGTGTTTGCTCTACCAACTGCAAGGATTGCCGTCATGGGCCCAGCAGGAAAGGAATACGTCTACAAGGATGAAATATCTGCAATCCAAAAGGAATACCTGGCGAATGTAAAATCAGGAATGTCAGAAAAAGAAGCGATAACACTTCGGGATACAAAACTTGCACAAGTCAGCCAAAAGTATGAAAAAGAACTCATGAATCCTAAAGAGGCACTCTCTTTAGGATCTGTTTCTTCTATCATTTTGCCTGGTTTCACAAGAAAGGTCCTAGCCAAAAATCTGAATTTCCTCATGTCAAAATACACACCTGCGCCTATGAGCGGTCCTCAAAGGGAGTTTGAGTAA
- a CDS encoding ATP-binding protein gives MLDQNFNRIKFQDAKSEWVRSFSVESIKCLIVCRGPVRKETMDVFDQIGVREYGILLSEKDSIVYPKALAPELRNFRFPENVHRVPDYMGAGKEEKEQRIKQIIDIAKDNGYTHLFAGYGFMAEDAEFIEAIETSGLIFMGPSSHVAKGAGAKDEAKKLARSLKVSVTPGVDNITALALVRKTGSSKDGLLKVAKEKQISFTFQDNLSLEDNAELLLQASYEKTIDLTSIEDLQKESKIQCEDIWKQFPGKRIRFKYIGGGGGKGQRVINEASQIDSAVMEILAESKVTAVGSNRNFLIELNIENTRHNEIQMIGNGEWSLSLGGRDCSLQMHEQKLLEISLTQELLQREIEDVKVSSPKKAAILEKDLATLKDMEHQAEVFGKAIRLNSVSTFECIVEGNSFFFMEVNTRIQVEHRVTEMVYQLKFVNPSDPKDFFYVDSLVEAMAILSLHAPRVPKPERIVRNISGAEVRINATNRALQPHAGGIIQNWSPPLPGEIRDDQGICTRNPDTGSFVHYNLAGAYDSNVALIVSYGETRTKNLEVLGDILRRTVLRGQNLETNLLVHYGLIQWILGKDAMFKPSTAFMISYLAGIGSLQSVTNDVDLEYLWNQKTKQADADLKKVLAKKLTLVVRPIEKLLSNPHVLGGFLGYFDGKLWDRSGKQIQFSENPIVFLDKLYHYLNWEDVASKPPSEKIWDHDANLLEKAKAFYSEVAKRTGVSKWQDLNTLLLSEKNPKTAVFSEEEWSKALAAHKGFQAGLETLLIIPNIGVKANFFALGMDENLEGVVPETFKKAETRDALIKTLNPPPKMSGDEIVAPMGGMFYSKEAPNLPAIIEEGAHFQVGQPLFIIEVMKMFNKILAPVSGTITKNLMVDSDGKIVTKGQPIFKIKPDEVIKEESPEEIHQRMVKVTSELANL, from the coding sequence ATGCTTGATCAAAATTTTAATCGTATTAAGTTCCAAGATGCAAAGTCAGAATGGGTTCGTTCTTTTAGTGTCGAATCCATCAAATGCCTAATTGTCTGCCGAGGGCCTGTCCGAAAGGAAACCATGGATGTCTTTGACCAGATTGGTGTCAGAGAGTATGGGATTTTACTCTCAGAAAAAGATTCCATTGTTTACCCAAAGGCTTTGGCACCTGAATTGAGAAACTTCCGTTTCCCTGAAAATGTCCACCGAGTCCCAGATTATATGGGAGCAGGCAAAGAAGAGAAAGAGCAAAGAATCAAACAAATCATCGACATTGCCAAAGACAATGGATATACCCACTTATTTGCCGGATATGGATTTATGGCGGAAGATGCTGAGTTTATTGAGGCGATTGAAACTTCAGGACTGATCTTTATGGGGCCAAGCTCTCACGTTGCCAAAGGTGCTGGAGCAAAAGACGAAGCAAAAAAATTAGCAAGGTCTCTAAAAGTATCCGTAACTCCTGGTGTGGACAATATTACCGCACTCGCTCTCGTCAGAAAAACGGGATCAAGTAAAGATGGACTTTTGAAAGTGGCAAAGGAAAAGCAGATCAGCTTTACTTTCCAAGACAATTTAAGCTTAGAAGATAACGCTGAATTGCTTTTGCAGGCCTCCTACGAAAAAACAATCGATCTTACAAGCATTGAAGATCTGCAAAAGGAATCCAAAATCCAGTGTGAAGATATTTGGAAACAATTCCCAGGAAAGAGAATTAGATTTAAATACATCGGTGGTGGTGGCGGAAAGGGACAAAGGGTCATCAATGAGGCTTCTCAAATTGATTCTGCTGTCATGGAAATCCTCGCGGAATCAAAAGTGACTGCCGTAGGTTCTAACCGAAACTTTCTCATAGAATTGAATATAGAAAACACTCGCCACAATGAAATCCAGATGATTGGAAACGGTGAGTGGTCTCTATCGCTAGGTGGTAGAGATTGTTCTTTGCAAATGCATGAGCAAAAACTCCTAGAGATTTCACTCACACAAGAGTTATTGCAAAGAGAGATTGAAGACGTGAAAGTGTCTTCTCCTAAAAAAGCAGCCATCCTGGAAAAAGATCTCGCTACTCTCAAAGATATGGAACACCAAGCAGAGGTTTTTGGGAAAGCCATTCGTTTGAATAGTGTCTCTACTTTTGAGTGCATTGTGGAAGGAAATAGTTTCTTCTTTATGGAAGTCAATACTCGGATCCAAGTAGAGCACCGAGTGACAGAAATGGTATATCAGCTTAAGTTCGTAAACCCTTCTGATCCAAAAGACTTCTTTTATGTAGATTCACTTGTGGAAGCGATGGCTATTCTTTCCTTACATGCGCCAAGAGTTCCAAAACCAGAAAGGATAGTGAGAAATATCTCTGGCGCGGAAGTGAGAATCAATGCGACAAATAGAGCATTGCAACCACATGCGGGAGGCATCATCCAAAATTGGTCTCCACCATTGCCTGGAGAAATCCGAGATGACCAAGGCATATGCACAAGAAATCCAGACACAGGTTCCTTTGTTCACTATAATTTAGCTGGTGCATACGATTCGAACGTTGCTTTGATTGTGAGTTATGGAGAGACTAGAACCAAAAATTTAGAGGTTTTGGGAGATATTCTCCGTAGGACAGTCTTACGAGGCCAAAATCTAGAAACAAACCTGCTTGTTCATTATGGGCTTATCCAATGGATACTTGGCAAGGATGCGATGTTCAAACCTAGCACTGCCTTCATGATTTCTTATTTGGCAGGCATTGGATCCTTGCAATCCGTAACAAATGATGTTGATTTGGAATACCTTTGGAACCAAAAGACAAAGCAAGCGGATGCGGATTTGAAAAAGGTTCTCGCCAAAAAATTAACACTGGTCGTTCGACCTATTGAGAAACTTCTCTCCAATCCGCATGTGTTAGGTGGGTTTTTGGGTTATTTTGACGGAAAACTTTGGGATCGTAGTGGAAAACAAATCCAATTTTCCGAAAATCCAATTGTGTTTTTGGACAAACTGTACCATTATTTAAATTGGGAGGATGTTGCAAGTAAACCACCTTCCGAAAAAATTTGGGACCATGATGCAAACTTACTCGAAAAAGCAAAAGCTTTCTATTCGGAAGTTGCCAAACGCACGGGAGTTTCTAAATGGCAAGATTTGAACACATTATTGCTCTCGGAAAAGAATCCAAAAACCGCAGTATTCAGTGAAGAGGAATGGTCGAAGGCTTTGGCCGCGCATAAAGGCTTCCAAGCGGGTCTCGAAACCCTTCTCATCATTCCAAACATCGGAGTGAAAGCAAATTTCTTCGCTTTGGGAATGGACGAAAACTTAGAAGGTGTAGTGCCAGAAACATTCAAAAAAGCCGAAACAAGAGATGCTCTGATCAAAACGTTGAACCCACCACCAAAAATGAGCGGGGATGAAATAGTTGCGCCGATGGGTGGTATGTTTTATTCCAAAGAAGCACCGAATCTTCCTGCGATCATTGAAGAAGGTGCACACTTCCAAGTTGGGCAGCCACTATTTATCATAGAAGTGATGAAGATGTTCAACAAAATTTTGGCACCTGTGAGTGGAACGATCACCAAAAACTTGATGGTAGATTCTGATGGAAAGATTGTTACAAAGGGCCAGCCTATCTTTAAGATCAAACCTGATGAAGTGATCAAAGAAGAGTCTCCCGAAGAAATCCACCAAAGGATGGTGAAGGTTACCTCGGAACTCGCGAATCTCTAG
- a CDS encoding protein-glutamate methylesterase/protein-glutamine glutaminase: MKKIKVFVIDDSAVVRQVLGDAFSKDEQFQFLGSAQDPIFALDKMNSNWPDVIVLDIEMPRMDGITFLKKIMAERPTPIVICSTLTEEGSDTALLALQHGAMEIITKPKIGLKDFLQEAHTQLMDAVIAASQTNLTRWKAPSETPAQITKQKLTGDISQIQATEKIVAIGTSTGGTIALETILTKLAKEKTPGIVIVQHMPEKFTEAFARRLNQICDIEVREAKDGDRVSRGLALIAPGNYHMQLKRSGAQYYVEVKEGPLVNRHRPSVDVLFRSVAKSAGKNARGIILTGMGDDGANGILEMHEAGANTYAQSEESCVVFGMPKEAIKRGGIDQILNLTDVHSVISGY, from the coding sequence ATGAAAAAAATCAAAGTCTTTGTCATAGACGATTCCGCAGTTGTCAGACAAGTATTAGGCGATGCGTTTAGTAAAGATGAACAATTCCAATTTTTAGGTAGCGCCCAAGATCCTATTTTTGCATTAGATAAAATGAACTCCAATTGGCCTGATGTGATTGTTTTAGATATTGAAATGCCTAGAATGGATGGTATTACGTTTCTAAAAAAAATTATGGCCGAACGCCCCACTCCCATTGTGATTTGTTCTACTCTGACAGAAGAAGGCTCTGATACGGCACTTCTCGCCTTGCAACACGGAGCTATGGAGATCATCACAAAACCAAAAATTGGCCTGAAAGATTTTTTGCAAGAGGCGCACACCCAATTAATGGATGCTGTCATAGCAGCTTCACAGACAAACCTAACGAGGTGGAAAGCTCCTAGCGAAACGCCAGCACAAATCACCAAACAAAAATTAACAGGTGATATCTCACAAATCCAAGCTACAGAAAAAATAGTGGCCATTGGCACCTCTACGGGCGGCACGATCGCCCTGGAGACCATTCTAACAAAACTAGCAAAAGAAAAAACACCCGGAATCGTGATTGTACAACATATGCCTGAAAAGTTTACAGAAGCCTTTGCTAGACGGCTGAACCAAATCTGTGATATAGAAGTAAGAGAAGCAAAAGATGGTGATCGAGTCTCACGCGGTCTTGCCCTCATTGCCCCCGGGAACTACCACATGCAGCTTAAGAGGTCTGGCGCTCAGTACTATGTGGAAGTCAAAGAAGGACCCTTGGTGAACCGACATCGTCCTTCGGTTGATGTTCTCTTTCGATCTGTTGCAAAATCAGCAGGAAAAAACGCACGTGGGATTATTCTAACTGGAATGGGTGATGATGGCGCTAATGGAATTTTGGAAATGCATGAAGCGGGAGCCAACACCTATGCACAATCAGAAGAGAGTTGTGTTGTTTTTGGAATGCCAAAAGAGGCCATCAAGCGAGGCGGGATTGACCAAATCCTCAACCTCACTGATGTCCACTCGGTGATCTCAGGCTACTAG
- a CDS encoding chemotaxis protein CheD, with protein MDETPRVVKDIYLNPGEFYFGGPNLRLRTLLGSCVSIVLWNPIKKIGGMCHFVLSHRTDSNEAREISGKYGDEAFLLFQKEVKKHNTQLFEYEAKVFGGSHMFLKEEEDIFKRDAVTNMNSVGDKNYIFAKKILEEHSVKIVSESLGGNHHRKIIFTVWDGEVWLDTQRGN; from the coding sequence TTGGACGAAACACCACGAGTCGTAAAAGATATTTATCTTAATCCGGGGGAATTCTATTTTGGTGGCCCCAACCTTCGACTCCGGACATTACTCGGTTCTTGTGTCTCTATTGTCTTATGGAATCCGATCAAAAAAATCGGAGGTATGTGCCATTTTGTATTGAGCCATAGAACAGATTCTAATGAAGCCCGTGAAATTTCTGGAAAGTATGGAGACGAGGCATTCCTGCTGTTTCAGAAAGAAGTAAAAAAACACAATACACAACTTTTTGAATATGAGGCAAAGGTGTTTGGTGGTTCGCATATGTTTTTGAAAGAGGAAGAGGATATTTTCAAAAGAGATGCGGTTACGAATATGAATTCTGTGGGAGATAAAAATTATATTTTTGCAAAGAAGATTTTAGAGGAACATTCCGTCAAAATAGTTTCAGAAAGCCTGGGAGGAAACCACCATCGTAAAATCATTTTTACCGTTTGGGATGGAGAGGTATGGCTTGATACACAAAGAGGAAATTAA
- a CDS encoding chemotaxis protein CheW, whose amino-acid sequence MIEDIQYLTFEISDEFFGLGILHIKEIIEFESVTHVPMMPEYIPGVINLRGNVVPVLDLNLRLYKKPTITGRKSCIIITEIQLENESMDVGLLVDAVNEVVDIPETKIEPPPNFGSKIRLDFIKGMGKVDEKFVILLNIHHLLNLDEMNLVHESAKNS is encoded by the coding sequence ATGATAGAAGATATCCAGTACCTCACCTTTGAAATCTCGGATGAATTCTTTGGTTTAGGTATATTACACATCAAAGAAATCATCGAATTTGAATCGGTTACCCATGTTCCTATGATGCCAGAATACATCCCTGGGGTCATCAACTTGAGAGGAAATGTGGTACCTGTTCTGGATTTGAACCTAAGGTTATATAAAAAGCCAACCATAACTGGAAGAAAGTCTTGTATCATCATCACAGAGATTCAATTAGAAAATGAATCTATGGATGTTGGTCTTCTTGTGGATGCCGTAAATGAAGTGGTCGATATCCCAGAAACAAAGATCGAACCACCACCTAATTTTGGTTCTAAGATTCGTTTGGATTTTATAAAAGGTATGGGAAAAGTTGATGAGAAGTTTGTCATACTCTTAAATATTCACCATCTATTGAATTTAGATGAAATGAATCTGGTCCATGAATCTGCCAAGAATTCTTAA